DNA from Cyprinus carpio isolate SPL01 chromosome B3, ASM1834038v1, whole genome shotgun sequence:
ACGACAGCAGCCGCCTGGCACGAGACATTCCTTAAACCCTAATAACTGAGCAGTACAGATTCTTATGGTACCGGTCTGGCAGGTTCAGAGACCATGGAGACACTGGAGGACATTTACATCGGGTCTGTGGAAACGGACCGCGGCACCCGAGAGCAGGTGCGGTTTTACGACACGCGCGGCCTGCGCGATGGTCATGAGTTTCCGCGACACTACTTCACTTTCGCCGACGGCTTCGTGCTCGTCTACAGCATCGACAGCAAAGAGTCCTTCAAACGCGTAGAGGCCCTGAAGAAAGACATCGACCGCTGCCGTGACAAAAAAGAGGTCTGTGTGTTTCCTATGCACAGATTGCACACCACCCGGTCAAAGGTTGTGTAAATTTTTGTGTCAGGCCGTTTTGGGATTGTTTTAGTTTGatgtttacataatttttgaGAAGTGAAGATGTTTTGTTGATCTTAAAATGGGGGTACCGTGCTTTGGGCGTGATTTCGTTAGCTGTGtacaaaaatatttgcatgtgacactgaagactggagtaatgatgctgaacattcagctttgcatcacagaaataaattacattttagaatacattaaaatagaaaacagttgttttgctaatatttcataaaattacagttttactgtatttttattaaataaacacaaccttggtgagcataagcgtaaaaagttaaaaagcataaaacattaaaaagtcttgcCACCCCAATTTTTGAATGACTCATGAGGAGTccaattttaattgaaattttgagaaacacatgaaacattttcaaactaaaaaaatgacattgtaaGCAGacatcatgaaataaatgtaaagaaaggTTCTGTCTCTGTCTCACAGGTGACTATTGTTGTTGTGGGTACTAAGCTGGACCTGCAGGATCAGAGGAGGGTGGACAGTGAGGCGGCTCAGCAGTGGGCACGGCAGGAGAAGGTCAGGCTGTGGGAGGTCTCTGTGACCGACAGACGAACGCTCATTGAGCCCTTTACCCATCTGGCCAGCAAAATGACCCAGCCTCAGAGCAAATCCACCTTCCCACTCAGCCGCAACAAGAACAAGGGCAGCGGCTCCCTGGACAGCTAGAGATGCAGAAGACAGCAATAGTGCTGATAGAGTAACATAAAGATATGTTAGAAGAGAGCTGCCAGGCAAATCTCTAAAGAGTGACATCAACAGACGCTCGATTTAATATCttttgaaaaatttgaacttgGAGTGCCACTGTAAGTTTAGCACACTGTATGAAGTTACTGCATTAATGAAGTTTTATATTCTTAAACATACAGGATAGAATCCATGTGTTGCTGTGATATATTTCTCTCGTGCTTATCTTGAAGCAAATGACTGACAAAAAATTCTgcttttacactgaaatatatatatatatatatatatatatatatatatatatatatatctacattgCAAAAAGTTGTTATATCCTATGTGAAATCAGCTAGGATGATTCAACTTGTGTTCAATTTTGACATTTAATGAGATTTGTGCCATGATGACTGCTCTTTTGTGATGTCAACTTGACAGAAGATTGTCTTAATTTAGTTAAGCGGACTGCATGGatgttttacttattttcagGTGTTTATATTTTGTGTCAGACACATTCCTGTTAAAATGTTTACTGATCTATTCCATAAGAACATCTAAGTAAGTGAaatttgtttgagtttgtttgattgtgagtgagtgagttcaCCACTGTGCCGTTGTACTTTTTACCCTGATGACTGTATTTCATGAGTAGTCAGTCATATTATGTAATGTTAGCTATCAATTGTGAACATATACAGtagatttaatttcagtttacatGGAAAAAGTATGACTTATGAAGATTTGATTCTTGTTTTTAGCAGAGAttgcttttaaatacattttggcatgtttgtttaaaagcatttttgtctGAAACAAAGACTGTATGAGCATCTTAATAAAGCTGCTCGGCTGCAGTTGTTTCCCGCTCATTCATCTTTTCTAATCTAAATCTTTAAATTAACGCTTAATTTACACAATGGtccaaaataatgttaatgtacacacacttcAAATCCTGTCCGCTTAACAGCACAGCAGCCATCTTCCATCTGAATGAGCCCGACAGTCTCTTCAGGAGGAGTAAACCAGAGAATTGCTTTTATTTGCCCTTTATCTATCTTTTTACGGAGTAGATATTTCATTTAGTTCATGTCTAGATCGGCAGTGACCTTATAATAGAGGGCTCTCCACTTCTGccagggagagtgtgtgtgtctgtgtcttgaACCATGTCTAAAGTTAATGCTTGCTTCAAGCTGCTCTTCTTTCATGAGGCTTGCATCAGTCTGCATGAATAGTGTTTACAGATCACAGATCAAATGCTtcacattatgcaaatgtattttttacccGCCGTTACACAATACTCTACACATATTGCAACTTAACGCAACATATAGTTTCAAAAATGCACTCTCTAAAAGGGTCTGTGACACCTTATAGATCACAGAGCAAAAGGGAGAATGGTTGCATGATTTGAAGTTGTGGGGTTGAGGGGGTATGGTAGAATGGAATAATTAttgactttaataaaatataaatatacttttgtatGAATATGTGTATTTAGTGAATCAAAGCATGATACAAATAATGCATAGACCCTGTTAACACAATACGTTTCTATTAAGTTGCGAAGTATCATTTTTGAAAGTTCTCTGAACTTTCTTGGTAATGCGATCGTTAATGGGACATTcgattttataattttgcaaactttaaattttttcctgAACGTTCTAGCGGTATTGATAAcgttaaacaaactaaaatgtctCGGGGGGAAAAATAGAATTTTTGTGCTAACGATTTAAGAACGATAACaaagaccaaaaaaacaaaaacttcaacGAACGAAAAcactattaatgttactggagaAATGTTGACAACTTTAAACGAACCAAGCCAAAGTTCTAAAAACGTTCCTTGGGGCACCTGCGTGGCGCAGAGCTTGGGTCAGTCAAGAGCACGATTGTGATTGTGTACATCGACTACTAATTAAGTGCCTAAAACATTTTGGTGGGCTTTCTGCTGgcgaacattttcattttttttagtaaattttttttttttacacatttgtaaaaatCTGAATCCATGCCAATTTGTTATTAATAACAATGGatatactactactaaaaatattctaaacttaaaatttttaatgaatataaacttGAAAATCTGTCAGTTCCCTTTGATATTCTTGCCGTTCTCATTGTAAACACAAGATGGCGCACACTTGTTGAGGTGAACGATTGAAACGAGAGAGCGCCTGTGTGTATTATCGAGAATACCAGTTGGTagacttttttctatttttcgcCTAGTTTTTCTGGGTTTACATCGAGCTGGGAAGTTTCGACAGGTTTGTCATTATAAAGCAAGACGCCATGACAAGCTGTCATCCTCTAGTCAATACAGGAGTCCCATCAGCCCCCAAAAGAACAGCCAGAGCACTGGGGTGGAAGTCTAATcgatttatttctctctctctctctgctttattATGTCTTCACGCATTCATACACACCCTGTACAGTGAAAGAGCAAATGAGACAGAAAACCAAGACGCAAAATCCTATGGAAATACGTTTTCCTTTGTGTCAGCTGACAATTTAGATCAATATTAGATCAGTCACAGACAAAAATGTATTGAGCACAAAGAACAACAAACATATATaatgtctgtcattatttaaattatgcaatACTGGCCATGTCCCTTTTAAGCGATATTGAAATCTTCTCATCCTTGTTCATGCTTAAGAAACATCTAGTTGGATTGGACACATATTTTTCAGTttacacgcacacatgcacattttcacatgaGGCTCATTTCCAACACATTCATGGGAtgaacttttgtgtgtgtgtgtgctttttgatTATATGAGAATTTCACTCTCGTAGGTTTTATGTGCAGTCTACTTGATTATTGTAAAAAATCTCAAATTTGGCATTAATGAGTATACTGCAAAATTTGagatttatatacacacacacacacacacacacagatttttgcACAAGGCAGGCAAACTAGTGCAGGAAGTAAGTCAAGTCAGTTTGAGTCAAATAGTCAAAGTAGCCCTGAACCAACATGGAAGAAATAGGAAATGCCATCCACTGTCTTGTCACTGCTGGCAACGGATGTTTCCATGACTGTCCTGTGACAAACAGATTCCATCGGTGTaaaataaagggggaaaaatgtCATATTAAGCTTTCCAGTGTCCTCCAGACTGGCAATAGAAACACTGTGCACTACATCATCAAGAGGACTCACAACATTAAGAGAACAAGGGAAGAAACATGTACactaaagacagagagagagagaaagaaacagagtaATCTTCAGTTTTCTTAAAAAGGTTCCAGTTTCTGTCATTATTGCTTAAAGATTGAATTTCACTGAACtgaaaaagcaacataaaatccCAATAAACAACcttaaagatattttggaattGTTACTTTTGGACAACATGTGAAATCATCCACCTACCAGAGACCATGACACTATCATAACCAGCCATATCTGCTCTGTGGACCTCATGAGGACGACACAACTAGGAATGGTGCGGTTACGTCTTCTTGTGCCTCAAGAAAGCATGAAGGTATCCAATGATGGACCAATGTTATTTCTCATTCGCTATTTGTTCTTCCTTGGACCTTATGGAGATCAGTTTGACGTTCAGGAGTTatcaaaacacacgcacacacaaataaGAGATTTGATTCATGGAGTCCAAGCAAAGTCCTTGTTCTAAAGTGTCCTcagaaaaaaagctgaatttgTCCATGTTGTGCCTCTTGAAGTGTCAATATGGCTGTTGTTAGTTAACTCTGTTCAAGGCCCCAGGCTTCAATCCCTCAAGGGCAAACCATCCTCTGAAAAGCAAGAGCCCTGAGTGGGCTTGAGACTCACCCGTGACTCCAGGCTCTGAGGCCTTGTCTGGGTGTCTGAGTCTCGGCCCGTttataactatattttttatattctgtcGCCTTCTTTCTCTCGCAAGCGCTTTGATTAACAATTTGACGTAAAAACTACATTATCCTATCTACTTTGCATTAAATTATCTCCTTATTTCAGTACGCATGTCTCTGCAGAAATGGTGACAAAAAGTAATAACTTCAAGTAGAGCTTGTTCTTATTATAACATTAATTACAATAACCATAAAGAATCTACATTAAACATCTCATAAAATTCTACATATTTACtctaattgtatatattataaatgttaatgatTGACTTTTAAAAGctgtattcataaaatatttacaaaaagctTTGTATGCTAgggcacattaaaaaaaaaaaatcagacagatGAAAAATGTTACAACATGGACTCAACAGCAACATCTAATTCTACAGGTCTGAAGTCAGATGATCAGTCTTATTAGTCCATCCAAAACCATCAGATGACACTGATCTGGGGCAAAGCGTTTGTGACTGTTCAGGCTGACAGGAACGCTTGTATACTTGTACATGTATATCTGAAATTTAATAAGTTGCTATTCAAACATAATCTTAAAATACTTCTTTTAACAGTATTGTTGTATATTCAGTAACCCGCCATAATGGTCATTATGTTTTGGCAATGGCTCCTCTGTGCAAATAATTCAATGATGCTTCCAGAATTGAAAAtgttattctgaataaaattgagaGTAATGAACTCATGACAGGTTTtggatcaaacacacacacacacacacacacacacacacacacacacacacacacacacacacacacacacacacacacacaagcaaagaaCATGGTGAGGGTTTAGATCTTAATCAAGATGGGTCGCGGACAGATTTTTGACAGGCACACTGACCTTTGTGAGGCCGTAATGAGGGAATACTGAGAACAAAATATGCGGATATAAAAGGCCACGTCAAACTGTGACTGAACCGTAATCATCTCAttggatgttttgtgtgtgtgtgtgtgtatctgtgtgcatCTGCAATCTCAAATCATCTAATCTATGCATCAACACTGAGAAAATTACAACACTGATTGGTAGcgagtatctgtgtgtgtgtgtgtgtgtgtgtgtgtgtttgatgtttgtgtgtttttgtttttttgttttagaattgtaatctttgtttttttgtgtttaattatgtgttattgtgttattatttgtAAACTGACAGACCAATGAGGTTTGTGTTTGTAACAAAAGCCGGTCAGATGAGGTTACTCGAAATGTTTGCGAATACATAGACCGATGGCAACATATCCATGCAGAACGACATGACGACAGACTAAtaacaattgaaaataatttaaaaaaagcatcaagtAAAGGGATGTTTGCATTTCTTCACTAAACGAACAGCTAGCGCAGTTATAGGTCTCTAAAATTGGCTTTTCTCtaataaattattgaataaaaacctgATTAATATCTGTACAATGATAAATATCTCATAAAGCAAAGCAAATTATCCTTTATATAGCTCTTTCACTCCTTTATCAGTCTTGTCCTGTCATTAAACCGTTCATCTGCATAGTGGGCTGGTGTTATCAATGAGGCCCCGCCCATATTCCCTTATATGGTCTTGCTCGCTCTcgctatctctctcacacactctctctccctttGCTGCATAGTTCAAGAGTGACTCTCTTAGAGTCACAGTTTTTGAGGAGGACAGGGAACACTatgggagtgtgtgtttgtgtttatatacttAAGTGTATACAGCTTGGAGAGAGCGGGAGCACGGACGAAGTTTGCACAGAGACCGTCAGTACTGAGAACGGATCGTAAAACTAAATTACGTgaatgtatgtgaatgtgtgaacACTCTTGTTGTAAGagcgtgtttgttttgtgttgttctgaGGTGATCAATAAGGGGAAAATATGATGGGAGTGTGTGTTGCTCTCAGAGGTCCGGGCGCTGGCCTAAAGAGGGCAGGGCCGAGGATGGGCGTCTGAATGAAAGTAGTGCCCGGCGGGTGTCGCAGCGCTAGAGGATTGGCTGCGACTGTGCAGAGGGTGGGAGGAGTTAAGGGGGTGGAAAGGAAGCTGGCGGTCAGATTTTTAGTCAATTGCTTCTGTAGAACCAGTttagtctgagagagagagagagaaagagagagagagagacagaatgaatCATTATGATACCACAAAGCTATTTTTGATGATGCAGTGAAAAATTTCTGTGCCACTACACTGCAAAGCTATTTTTGATGATGCAGTGAAAAATTTCTGTGCCACTACACTGAAAAGTTGgtggtgaaacaattttcactctgaaatgGCTAGtaaaaactttttgttgtttctacattaatttgaatattgaatgtgaaattattgcaaagaacaaaaaagaaattagagggaaaagtatttaaaaaacttactttaggtgggattaatcgtgattaatttcagaaaaaaaaaaatgtggttaattagttaatatttttaaatccatttcagcagtaatttatatgtattaaatcTAAAATTATCCACAATTCATGTGGTTTTGTGAAtctagtaatttaatttaaaaaaaacattcattttgtgaAATCTATCTtctaataaacaaaagaaaaaagataacaaGAGTTATTAAGGGGAAAACCTGATTTCTTGTGTTTTAGTTTTGGCatgttaatttgtatttaatttgaataatttattaatctatttaaatatttcctACCGTGGGACCATTaggagaatgttttttttaaagtttttttatttttcttttgtttttttttttgatatatattgtcatattttttttttatattgctgtgATATAGTGCATAAACTATACACTACACCTTTAAGAGACTGTTAATGGGGTTTAAGTTCTGTCACTCACCTGTGAGGACAGAGAGGACAGATTGCATTGGTTGATAACTTTCTTCATAGCGGACACTGCGCTACCTGCATAACCGTTCCATCTGACACCCTGCTGGAACAGATCAGAAGAGCTGCTataatcatgtgtgtgtgtagcagacataaaaatcattttaattacgCAAAATTACTCCTTGTATCATGATGAGCCTGTTTGCTGCATCCTCCCCTCAATAACTTTCTCTCCCTTTTCCCTTTCCTCTCTGTCATGCTGAGAAGAGGTATGCTTTATTATTTTGTCCTGTCAATCATCATCAGTCCTATTGTTAAAATTAACTCTggatttaaatatgcatttgtacTACATCAGCATATGATACAATCATATTTGAGTATTCTGTACTGATAAGCTGAATATgactattacatttacatttctatatCTGGTAGGTGCTTCTATCCAAAAAGACTTGCACTGCATTCAGGATTTACATTTCAACATGAATTTTCTGGGAATTGAACTCATGACTTTGACATTGCTAGCACCTTGCTAtgctactgtttgagctacaggtaCACATGACTATTAGCATGTAAATCACAGTAAGTGTAACCGTGCTCACCGATGCTGCTGAGGTAGGCTGGCTCTTGGTGTGAGGGTTGAACTTGGGCTTCGGGGGCTTCCCAGCCAGTCTATCCTTATGCCTTCGGCTGTTCATGTGctaaacacatacagaaataatGGTGTATTTTTAATGGTGCATTTTCAAGCCTGATATATTACAACCTTGGTGTTTTATAATGAGATAGTTAAAATAAGAGcagtttttcctttttccttaaaTAGCTTTAACTTTTTAATACCTTTAACCTCTTTCCCtgccctctctttctttttcttcttcatcttgtTTACTTTACACTTCAGAGACAGCTTAAGGGAAGCATGAAATACCATTAAATGTCATGTTCCTCAGGCCTGAGTGGACACCAggccaacaacacacacacaaattcctcATTCATCACACAAACTGAAAAAAGTGTAAAGTTTGTAGAAGCATTTTAGGTAAATTGCTGCAATTAAATGCAACAATTCACACAAGAATGGTTATGAATGATGAGAAATTTGCTGTGGTCATGATCCATGAACAAAGCTTGTGTGTGTAGAAATTGAATGCTAGAAGATTTTCACATTAACAAGTAACCAGCACAGATGGGGTTTCAGCAACTTAACTTCAGTCAGTCAATATGCACTGGAAACACACATTAGATCTGTTAAAATGACTTGTCTTAGGCTGACTAACATGTTCCTGTAACATTGAAAGCTCAACCCAGACatccaaatgcaaatgtttactcggtttaaataaattgcagagcaaaggtttatacatttttacatttaatttgtttatgtggGAAAGCACAACTGTACCAGGTAACAAACGTGGCCATAGAGATGTGTTTCTTCTGAGAAAAAGTGAGACAAACTGCCAATACCAACAGAATAAACTATGTGTCAGTAGCTACTAGTTACTGTATTGGCTATAAAAACAGCTAGTTAGGCTAGGTTAAGTAGTAGAGAACACAGAAATGTGAACAAGGCTGGATTTAAATTTTAGTCTAAAATGGCAAATTAGGACCCAAAGATGGTCTCTGAGCAATAAtgttacttaaaacatttttttccgaTATTCCAGTGTGTCACATGCATGTGAGctaatttgttttatgttaccTGGCTAAGTTGAGTCTCAGAGTTAACATGAATCTCGCAGACTTCACAGCAGAAGCTCTTGCTGGCCACACCCACACTCCCCTTACTGGCCAATCGCTTGCTTTTACAAGAGGGGCGGGACGACATTGCCTTCCCTCGTCGTCGTGGCAGAACGCTCTGTCCTTCCATCATTAGTTTATGCTTGGTGCCTGTGAAGAGCGGAAAAGTAAGGAATTCACATGATGAAGGTTACTTATTTATGCACACAAACTAAATTCATTGAATTTATGAAATTATCTTCAAAACGAAAATGTGTAAAACAAAGGTGTTGAATAATTATGAAGTAACAGTCTATAATTAGGTCTATAGGTACAATATCATTAAAAAACTAATTAGTGTTTGTTATGAAGCTGATAAAATTTTAATGCTGTATGATGAAAAAGATTTGTTAGATTATtcacatttgtttattcatttatgagGTTGATTCatgagttaaaaaacaaaaaaagttaacgaTCAGTAAgaatttaaagtttttgaaagaagtctcttatgcatttatttgttcaaaaataatattacaacagtaatatttaagaatattactgttgtaatattatttttgaacaaactttaaacaaaatcattctaatatgttgatttgctgctcaagtaacatttcttattagcaatgttgaaaaaagttatgcttaatatttttggaaacagGATTAATGATTAGTAAGTTTAAAAGGACAGTAATTActcgaaatagaaatcttttgtaacattaataatgtatttaccgacacttttgattaatttctttaaaaaattcttactaAACGCAagcctttgaatggtagtgtaaataaataaatgaataaagaaagatATGCACCACTATTGTGAGCATCCATCTGAGTGGTGGAGTTGACTGTGACTTTGCAGATGGGGCAATGCAGATGTTGTTTGGTCTTTTTGGGGTCTTTCTCTGCCGGTGTGTCCCCCGTAGGGTTGTCATGCTGAGCGACTGGCTCGCTGGGGGCACCGGTGGGTTCCAGCAGACCGTCCGGGGTCTGGAAGTGAGGCGAGGAGACAGACAGGTCCGCAGATGACACCTCCGATACAGGTGTCAGGACCACTGAACTAGAGTTAGCATCATCCACCCTCACGACAGGATCTGAGTCACAGGCAGCAGCTGAAGAGAGAGGAAGTGAATGAGTCACACATCAATTACACAAAACTACAGGAGTGTTTCTGAATATTTGAGTTTAAGTGTTCGAgtttatattaaagggatagttactcTCATTTTAAGCCTGTATGATTTACAAAGCACAAGTGCATTCTGTGGCCGTCAAACTGCAAGATGACAAATAAGCaccaaaatattgaataaaacaattataaaagtGGAATAAACATGGATTATATAGTACAATgcatatttcaagtcttctaaagTTATGCTTGCAATGCAGTACAAGAACCAATTGCTCTGATttgtaaattaatcatttatactGATTTTGTGGACTTGTTTATGAATCCTTTAAAAATGGGACATTGTCATTTCAATACATCAATACTGTATCCTGACCTGGACCaagatttgaatatttttaagtgggtagcaaaatacattttgtccATATGATTTCAAGTgagaactatctctttaattcctttaaaaag
Protein-coding regions in this window:
- the LOC109055398 gene encoding zinc finger protein 385D-like isoform X2, which encodes MLGSEDHGETRKRNITGMKRPLSPVEDRSLTEQTGHEGVSSEGVEFTRQDAPPINSRPKRERKHRSYTLCEVCNIQINSSSQAQIHYNGKTHQKRLKHINNSNTGTAAQGSPLLASLPVQGRPLQTPLDLKHFLPFRLSGSSPLNLFPNFNTMDPVQKAVINHTFGVPQSLKKKQVISCNICHLRFNSTPQKQYCTPWTSLQLCEVHPGMFSRSHNQAEAHYKGHKHARKLKALEAQKNKQQRRQLDNTHHNRDREKDRERDRERDSNRVKLSAPDPLPALLDDTAMEETAACDSDPVVRVDDANSSSVVLTPVSEVSSADLSVSSPHFQTPDGLLEPTGAPSEPVAQHDNPTGDTPAEKDPKKTKQHLHCPICKVTVNSTTQMDAHNSGTKHKLMMEGQSVLPRRRGKAMSSRPSCKSKRLASKGSVGVASKSFCCEVCEIHVNSETQLSQHMNSRRHKDRLAGKPPKPKFNPHTKSQPTSAASGVRWNGYAGSAVSAMKKVINQCNLSSLSSQTKLVLQKQLTKNLTASFLSTPLTPPTLCTVAANPLALRHPPGTTFIQTPILGPALFRPAPGPLRATHTPIIFSPY
- the LOC109055398 gene encoding zinc finger protein 385D-like isoform X1, with protein sequence MLGSEDHGETRKRNITGMKRPLSPVEDRSLTEQTGHEGVSSEGVEFTRQDAPPINSRPKRERKHRSYTLCEVCNIQINSSSQAQIHYNGKTHQKRLKHINNSNTGTAAQGSPLLASLPVQGRPLQTPLDLKHFLPFRLSGSSPLNLFPNFNTMDPVQKAVINHTFGVPQSLKKKQVISCNICHLRFNSTPQKQYCTPWTSLQLCEVHPGMFSRSHNQAEAHYKGHKHARKLKALEAQKNKQQRRQLDNTHHNRDREKDRERDRERDSNRVKLSAPDPLPALLDDTAMEETAACDSDPVVRVDDANSSSVVLTPVSEVSSADLSVSSPHFQTPDGLLEPTGAPSEPVAQHDNPTGDTPAEKDPKKTKQHLHCPICKVTVNSTTQMDAHNSGTKHKLMMEGQSVLPRRRGKAMSSRPSCKSKRLASKGSVGVASKSFCCEVCEIHVNSETQLSQHMNSRRHKDRLAGKPPKPKFNPHTKSQPTSAASQGVRWNGYAGSAVSAMKKVINQCNLSSLSSQTKLVLQKQLTKNLTASFLSTPLTPPTLCTVAANPLALRHPPGTTFIQTPILGPALFRPAPGPLRATHTPIIFSPY
- the LOC109055398 gene encoding zinc finger protein 385D-like isoform X6, with amino-acid sequence MLGSEDHGETRKRNITGMKRPLSPVEDRSLTEQTGHEGVSSEGVEFTRQDAPPINSRPKRERKHRSYTLCEVCNIQINSSSQAQIHYNGKTHQKRLKHINNSNTGTAAQGSPLLASLPVQGRPLQTPLDLKHFLPFRLSGSSPLNLFPNFNTNQAEAHYKGHKHARKLKALEAQKNKQQRRQLDNTHHNRDREKDRERDRERDSNRVKLSAPDPLPALLDDTAMEETAACDSDPVVRVDDANSSSVVLTPVSEVSSADLSVSSPHFQTPDGLLEPTGAPSEPVAQHDNPTGDTPAEKDPKKTKQHLHCPICKVTVNSTTQMDAHNSGTKHKLMMEGQSVLPRRRGKAMSSRPSCKSKRLASKGSVGVASKSFCCEVCEIHVNSETQLSQHMNSRRHKDRLAGKPPKPKFNPHTKSQPTSAASQGVRWNGYAGSAVSAMKKVINQCNLSSLSSQTKLVLQKQLTKNLTASFLSTPLTPPTLCTVAANPLALRHPPGTTFIQTPILGPALFRPAPGPLRATHTPIIFSPY
- the LOC109055398 gene encoding zinc finger protein 385D-like isoform X5; translated protein: MLGSEDHGETRKRNITGMKRPLSPVEDRSLTEQTGHEGVSSEGVEFTRQDAPPINSRPKRERKHRSYTLCEVCNIQINSSSQAQIHYNGKTHQKRLKHINNSNTGTAAQGSPLLASLPVQGRPLQTPLDLKHFLPFRLSGSSPLNLFPNFNTMDPVQKAVINHTFGVPQSLKKKQVISCNICHLRFNSTNQAEAHYKGHKHARKLKALEAQKNKQQRRQLDNTHHNRDREKDRERDRERDSNRVKLSAPDPLPALLDDTAMEETAACDSDPVVRVDDANSSSVVLTPVSEVSSADLSVSSPHFQTPDGLLEPTGAPSEPVAQHDNPTGDTPAEKDPKKTKQHLHCPICKVTVNSTTQMDAHNSGTKHKLMMEGQSVLPRRRGKAMSSRPSCKSKRLASKGSVGVASKSFCCEVCEIHVNSETQLSQHMNSRRHKDRLAGKPPKPKFNPHTKSQPTSAASGVRWNGYAGSAVSAMKKVINQCNLSSLSSQTKLVLQKQLTKNLTASFLSTPLTPPTLCTVAANPLALRHPPGTTFIQTPILGPALFRPAPGPLRATHTPIIFSPY
- the LOC109055398 gene encoding zinc finger protein 385D-like isoform X8, with the protein product MLIGTAAQGSPLLASLPVQGRPLQTPLDLKHFLPFRLSGSSPLNLFPNFNTMDPVQKAVINHTFGVPQSLKKKQVISCNICHLRFNSTNQAEAHYKGHKHARKLKALEAQKNKQQRRQLDNTHHNRDREKDRERDRERDSNRVKLSAPDPLPALLDDTAMEETAACDSDPVVRVDDANSSSVVLTPVSEVSSADLSVSSPHFQTPDGLLEPTGAPSEPVAQHDNPTGDTPAEKDPKKTKQHLHCPICKVTVNSTTQMDAHNSGTKHKLMMEGQSVLPRRRGKAMSSRPSCKSKRLASKGSVGVASKSFCCEVCEIHVNSETQLSQHMNSRRHKDRLAGKPPKPKFNPHTKSQPTSAASQGVRWNGYAGSAVSAMKKVINQCNLSSLSSQTKLVLQKQLTKNLTASFLSTPLTPPTLCTVAANPLALRHPPGTTFIQTPILGPALFRPAPGPLRATHTPIIFSPY
- the LOC109055398 gene encoding zinc finger protein 385D-like isoform X7, with the protein product MLIGTAAQGSPLLASLPVQGRPLQTPLDLKHFLPFRLSGSSPLNLFPNFNTMDPVQKAVINHTFGVPQSLKKKQVISCNICHLRFNSTPQKQYCTPWTSLQLCEVHPGMFSRSHNQAEAHYKGHKHARKLKALEAQKNKQQRRQLDNTHHNRDREKDRERDRERDSNRVKLSAPDPLPALLDDTAMEETAACDSDPVVRVDDANSSSVVLTPVSEVSSADLSVSSPHFQTPDGLLEPTGAPSEPVAQHDNPTGDTPAEKDPKKTKQHLHCPICKVTVNSTTQMDAHNSGTKHKLMMEGQSVLPRRRGKAMSSRPSCKSKRLASKGSVGVASKSFCCEVCEIHVNSETQLSQHMNSRRHKDRLAGKPPKPKFNPHTKSQPTSAASQGVRWNGYAGSAVSAMKKVINQCNLSSLSSQTKLVLQKQLTKNLTASFLSTPLTPPTLCTVAANPLALRHPPGTTFIQTPILGPALFRPAPGPLRATHTPIIFSPY
- the LOC109055398 gene encoding zinc finger protein 385D-like isoform X3, which encodes MKRPLSPVEDRSLTEQTGHEGVSSEGVEFTRQDAPPINSRPKRERKHRSYTLCEVCNIQINSSSQAQIHYNGKTHQKRLKHINNSNTGTAAQGSPLLASLPVQGRPLQTPLDLKHFLPFRLSGSSPLNLFPNFNTMDPVQKAVINHTFGVPQSLKKKQVISCNICHLRFNSTPQKQYCTPWTSLQLCEVHPGMFSRSHNQAEAHYKGHKHARKLKALEAQKNKQQRRQLDNTHHNRDREKDRERDRERDSNRVKLSAPDPLPALLDDTAMEETAACDSDPVVRVDDANSSSVVLTPVSEVSSADLSVSSPHFQTPDGLLEPTGAPSEPVAQHDNPTGDTPAEKDPKKTKQHLHCPICKVTVNSTTQMDAHNSGTKHKLMMEGQSVLPRRRGKAMSSRPSCKSKRLASKGSVGVASKSFCCEVCEIHVNSETQLSQHMNSRRHKDRLAGKPPKPKFNPHTKSQPTSAASQGVRWNGYAGSAVSAMKKVINQCNLSSLSSQTKLVLQKQLTKNLTASFLSTPLTPPTLCTVAANPLALRHPPGTTFIQTPILGPALFRPAPGPLRATHTPIIFSPY